One window of the Mycobacterium haemophilum DSM 44634 genome contains the following:
- a CDS encoding SRPBCC family protein: MSDRRFSFEVTRTSSASAAILFRLVTDGANWAKWAKPIVLQSSWARLGDPAPGGIGAVRKVGLWPMLVREETVEYEQDRRHRYKLIGPPSPAKDYFGEVLLAPNAAGGTDIRWRGWFIERVPGTGPVMRAALEGAVRYFSGRLVKAAERESGGGR; this comes from the coding sequence ATGTCGGATCGGAGATTTTCATTCGAGGTCACCCGGACTAGTAGTGCGTCGGCCGCAATCTTGTTCCGGCTTGTGACGGACGGAGCCAACTGGGCGAAGTGGGCCAAGCCGATCGTCCTGCAATCGAGTTGGGCACGCCTTGGTGATCCGGCGCCAGGCGGCATCGGGGCAGTCCGCAAGGTAGGGCTGTGGCCGATGCTAGTACGCGAGGAGACCGTCGAGTACGAGCAGGATCGTCGGCACCGCTACAAGCTGATCGGACCTCCGAGCCCAGCCAAGGACTACTTCGGCGAGGTGCTTCTAGCGCCGAATGCAGCAGGTGGTACCGACATCCGCTGGCGTGGTTGGTTTATCGAGAGAGTGCCTGGAACAGGTCCGGTGATGCGGGCAGCGCTTGAAGGGGCGGTTCGATATTTTTCGGGTCGGTTGGTCAAGGCAGCCGAACGTGAGTCCGGTGGCGGACGGTAA
- a CDS encoding serine hydrolase domain-containing protein produces the protein MKCRSAAAKRMRRPLLLLAAVLLLSSCGSSGKTPAATTTTNDAVTRARSQRVLDDAIKVGAPGCSAAVGFKGRVVWTGVRGIANMSTGDPITTNTVFDIASVSKQFTATAVLLLAERGKLTLDDPLSRHVPELPPWAAAVTLAQLMHQTSGIPDYVGLLQADGFQYSDRTTEDQAMQALAAVPNLQFQPGAKFEYSNSNYLLLGEIVHRASTEPLPQFLDAEIFHPLGLTMVMDPVGEISNKAVSYEKGDDEYQATKPSWEQIGDGAIQTTPSQLVYWADNYRTGIVGGPELLDAQLSGSVETEPGGSDRYGAGIYLMANGTLEHDGTWAGFVTTFRISKDRLKSLAISCNTDKQDPEALADALGQLWM, from the coding sequence ATGAAATGTCGAAGCGCGGCGGCCAAGCGCATGCGAAGACCGCTGCTGCTCCTCGCTGCTGTACTGTTGCTCAGCTCCTGCGGCAGCTCAGGCAAGACGCCCGCCGCCACCACTACCACAAACGACGCCGTTACCAGGGCCCGCAGCCAGCGTGTGTTGGACGACGCCATCAAGGTTGGCGCACCTGGGTGCTCGGCGGCGGTCGGATTCAAAGGAAGAGTCGTTTGGACTGGGGTACGCGGCATTGCCAACATGTCAACCGGCGACCCGATCACCACCAACACCGTGTTCGACATTGCCTCGGTGTCCAAGCAGTTCACCGCCACCGCGGTCTTGCTGTTGGCCGAGCGGGGCAAGCTAACCCTCGACGACCCGTTATCCCGACACGTTCCTGAGCTGCCGCCATGGGCCGCCGCCGTCACTCTCGCACAGCTGATGCACCAAACCAGTGGCATCCCTGACTATGTCGGGCTGCTCCAAGCGGATGGATTTCAATATAGCGATCGCACGACTGAGGACCAGGCCATGCAGGCGTTGGCCGCGGTCCCGAATCTGCAGTTTCAGCCCGGCGCCAAATTCGAATACTCCAACTCTAACTATCTGCTGCTTGGCGAGATCGTCCATCGGGCATCGACAGAACCCCTGCCGCAGTTCTTGGATGCAGAGATCTTCCATCCACTTGGTCTGACCATGGTTATGGATCCGGTCGGGGAGATTTCCAACAAGGCCGTCTCCTATGAGAAGGGCGACGACGAGTACCAGGCGACCAAACCAAGCTGGGAGCAAATCGGTGATGGTGCCATTCAGACCACGCCTAGCCAGCTTGTCTATTGGGCCGACAACTACCGAACCGGCATCGTGGGCGGCCCAGAGCTACTCGATGCACAACTGTCCGGCTCGGTGGAAACCGAACCGGGTGGGTCTGACCGCTATGGCGCCGGGATCTACTTGATGGCCAACGGCACGCTCGAGCACGACGGCACCTGGGCCGGATTCGTCACGACATTCCGCATCAGCAAGGACCGGCTCAAATCGCTGGCCATCAGCTGCAATACCGACAAACAGGACCCGGAAGCCCTAGCTGACGCCCTCGGGCAACTCTGGATGTAA